One segment of Rosa chinensis cultivar Old Blush chromosome 6, RchiOBHm-V2, whole genome shotgun sequence DNA contains the following:
- the LOC112173061 gene encoding growth-regulating factor 6: protein MDFGVVGLEGFGGSDIGFGSDQEAKNRRYGSGFQKQERSGTVDEEHWRSSKQVKSSDDFSAPKKMLQLNTGMMRTNSTNFDGQQLLSFSSSSKLEAQNASLPSYFQQAVSAYHRNSGNNHSGSLNGATVHWTIAGGRGPFTPSQWMELEHQALIYKYITANVPIPSNLLIPIKKALDSAGLFSPGLRSNTLGWGSIHLGYSNSTDPEPGRCRRTDGKKWRCWRDAVPDQKYCERHINRGRHRSRKPVEGQTGQSVTGTATPTPTASKQLMPGGGGTSNLAIANQQLKSLQPAAAASNSSAPTQMSRMFMNKDSASERMQHSPNLSMLSKENTFLNQKQQLGLEESSRSEFGLVTSDALLNPSQKRSSSSMMSCGNFGAVQETDSQHSLRHFIDDWPKNPSDRPAVVAWPDQLDIQTDRTQLSISIPKTGSSDFIPSTSSTNNGKLTFSPLRMSHELNSVPMGLGVSSCMEQHKKQANWIPITWEPSVGGPLGEVLHHTNINAAECKKSSVLNLMTEGWDNNSPPSLGSSPTGVLQRTAFGSVSSSAGSSPRAENRSTHEGASHCNELLMFPAL from the exons atggattttGGGGTTGTGGGTTTGGAAGGGTTTGGGGGTTCAGACATTGGCTTTGGTTCAGATCAGGAGGCAAAGAACAGGCGGTACGGATCTGGGTTCCAGAAGCAGGAGAGATCTGGGACCGTTGATGAAGAACATTGGAGGAGCTCAAAACAGGTCAAAAGTAGTGATGATTTTTCAGCACCAAAGAAAATGCTGCAGCTCAACACTGGTATGATGAGGACTAATTCCACCAACTTTGACGGGCAGCAGTTACTGAGCTTCTCTAGCTCATCCAAATTAGAAGCTCAAAATGCCTCATTGCCTAGCTACTTTCAACAAGCAGTGTCTGCTTACCATAGAAATTCAG GTAACAACCATAGTGGGAGCTTAAATGGGGCTACAGTGCATTGGACTATAGCAGGAGGCAGAGGACCATTCACTCCTTCACAATGGATGGAGCTAGAACACCAGGCCTTGATCTACAAATACATCACTGCAAATGTACCTATACCATCTAATCTGCTCATCCCAATAAAAAAGGCCTTGGATTCTGCTGGGTTATTTTCACCAGGACTCAGATCCAATACAT TGGGATGGGGTTCTATCCATTTGGGATACTCCAACAGTACCGATCCTGAGCCAGGGAGGTGCCGTAGGACAGATGGGAAGAAATGGCGGTGTTGGAGAGACGCTGTACCTGACCAAAAATATTGTGAGCGGCACATCAACAGAGGCCGCCATCGTTCAAGAAAGCCTGTGGAAGGTCAAACCGGCCAGTCCGTTACCGGTACCGCCACCCCCACCCCCACTGCCTCAAAGCAGCTTATGCCTGGTGGAGGTGGAACCAGCAACCTCGCTATTGCCAACCAACAGCTCAAGAGTTTGCAGCCCGCTGCTGCTGCATCTAATTCTTCTGCACCCACTCAGATGAGCAG GATGTTCATGAATAAAGATAGTGCGAGTGAGAGAATGCAACATTCTCCAAACCTCTCCATGTTGTCCAAGGAAAACACATTCTTGAATCAGAAACAGCAACTCGGGCTTGAGGAATCCTCAAGATCTGAGTTTGGGCTGGTCACCTCTGATGCCCTCCTCAACCCTTCACAGAAAAGGTCCTCGAGTTCAATGATGAGCTGTGGTAACTTTGGTGCTGTTCAAGAGACAGATTCACAACATTCCCTTCGCCACTTCATTGATGATTGGCCTAAAAACCCATCTGATCGCCCAGCTGTTGTTGCCTGGCCTGACCAACTCGATATCCAAACAGACAGGACTCAGTTATCCATTTCCATCCCCAAGACAGGTTCCTCGGACTTTATACCATCCACTTCCTCTACCAACAATGGGAAGCTCACTTTCTCCCCACTCAGAATGTCTCATGAGCTTAACTCAGTTCCAATGGGTTTAGGAGTAAGCAGCTGTATGGAGCAACACAAGAAACAAGCAAACTGGATTCCAATCACCTGGGAGCCTTCAGTTGGTGGTCCTCTGGGAGAGGTTCTGCACCATACCAATATCAATGCAGCAGAATGCAAGAAGTCTTCAGTGCTTAACCTTATGACCGAGGGCTGGGATAACAACAGTCCTCCATCTTTAGGGTCTTCTCCAACTGGGGTCTTGCAGAGGACTGCATTCGGGTCTGTGTCTAGCAGTGCAGGGAGTAGTCCAAGAGCAGAGAATAGGAGTACTCATGAAGGGGCTAGCCATTGCAATGAGCTTCTTATGTTTCCTGCCTTGTAA